From Levilactobacillus zymae, a single genomic window includes:
- a CDS encoding NAD(P)/FAD-dependent oxidoreductase, with protein MTYDYDVLYIGGGHAAHDGAAPLAASGQRVAVVERDLMGGTCTNYGCNAKITLDEAVKLTRERARVGQIVDGPLTMNWAQSQAHKRAVIDPQPQELIDKLTSHGATVITGNAKFKDAHTVTIDGTRAVTAEKIVIATGLVPHRLAIPGSELAHDSHDFLDLDHLPAHLTIVGSGYISLEFATIANAAGAAVTILLHGDTVLRHFYQPYVQLVVADLKRRGITFIANANVQAFTCDQPGYGVDYGDHQHLTTDWILDATGRVPHLDDLGLETVGVQFDRHGIAVNDHLQTTVPNIYAAGDVIASDQPKLTPTATFESKYLTQLFTGQTTAPIDFPVIPSVVFTSPRIAQAGVTVNEAQQRGLTITHNDLETYWYYRIDREPLVKSTQIHDAQGHLVGVTEISDQAPDVINTLLPAIEFQFSREQINRLVGLFPTMGYAAWHRA; from the coding sequence ATGACTTACGATTACGATGTCTTATACATTGGCGGCGGGCACGCCGCTCACGATGGTGCCGCACCACTGGCCGCCAGTGGACAACGGGTCGCCGTGGTCGAACGTGACTTAATGGGTGGGACCTGTACCAACTACGGCTGTAACGCCAAGATCACGCTCGACGAAGCCGTGAAATTGACCCGCGAACGGGCCCGGGTCGGCCAAATCGTCGACGGCCCGTTGACCATGAACTGGGCCCAGAGTCAGGCGCATAAACGGGCCGTCATCGACCCCCAGCCCCAAGAACTCATCGACAAACTCACCAGTCACGGGGCTACCGTTATCACCGGAAACGCAAAGTTCAAGGACGCCCACACCGTGACCATCGACGGAACCCGCGCCGTCACTGCCGAAAAGATCGTCATCGCGACCGGGTTGGTGCCCCACCGCCTGGCCATTCCGGGCAGCGAGCTCGCCCACGATAGCCACGACTTTCTCGACTTAGACCACTTACCGGCCCACCTGACCATCGTGGGCAGTGGTTACATCAGCCTGGAGTTCGCCACCATCGCCAACGCGGCCGGGGCCGCCGTGACCATCCTCTTGCACGGCGACACGGTGTTGCGCCACTTCTACCAACCCTACGTTCAACTAGTGGTCGCCGACCTCAAACGGCGGGGCATCACCTTCATCGCTAACGCCAACGTGCAGGCCTTCACCTGCGACCAGCCGGGGTACGGTGTGGATTACGGCGACCACCAACACCTCACGACCGACTGGATCTTAGACGCCACGGGGCGGGTCCCCCACCTCGATGATTTAGGCCTGGAAACCGTGGGCGTGCAGTTCGACCGTCACGGCATCGCGGTCAACGACCATTTACAGACCACGGTACCCAACATTTATGCGGCCGGCGACGTGATTGCCAGCGACCAGCCCAAGCTGACCCCGACCGCGACCTTCGAATCGAAATACCTCACCCAGCTGTTTACCGGCCAGACCACCGCACCCATTGATTTTCCGGTGATCCCGTCGGTGGTCTTCACCTCACCACGAATCGCGCAGGCCGGCGTCACGGTCAATGAAGCCCAGCAACGAGGGTTGACCATCACCCACAACGACTTGGAAACCTACTGGTACTACCGCATCGACCGCGAACCCCTCGTGAAGAGTACCCAGATTCACGACGCCCAGGGTCACCTAGTGGGCGTCACCGAGATCAGCGACCAGGCACCGGACGTGATCAACACCCTGTTGCCCGCCATCGAATTTCAGTTCAGCCGCGAGCAGATCAACCGGTTGGTCGGCCTCTTCCCGACCATGGGCTACGCCGCTTGGCACCGGGCCTAA
- a CDS encoding uracil-DNA glycosylase family protein: MPTVASIKQAIKDDPANAEFTAKGWDPLFHVLPSATILVISQAPGRIAQDTATYFNDASGKRLREWMGVTREEFYDSDKVAVMPLDFYYPGKGKSGDLPPRKGFAEKWHEPLLAQMPNVQLKLLVGQYAIKYYLGRERYKTLTATVQHYTDYLPEFFPLVHPSPLNYGWQKRNPWFQTDVVPDLQARVRKAFD, from the coding sequence ATGCCAACCGTTGCCAGTATCAAGCAAGCCATCAAGGACGACCCGGCCAACGCCGAGTTCACCGCCAAGGGCTGGGACCCGCTCTTTCACGTCTTACCCAGTGCGACCATCTTAGTGATTAGTCAGGCGCCAGGTCGCATCGCCCAGGACACCGCGACCTATTTCAACGACGCCAGCGGCAAACGCCTGCGTGAATGGATGGGCGTCACCCGCGAGGAGTTCTACGATAGCGATAAGGTAGCCGTGATGCCGCTGGACTTCTACTATCCGGGAAAGGGCAAGAGCGGTGACCTGCCGCCGCGCAAGGGCTTTGCCGAAAAGTGGCACGAACCGCTGTTGGCGCAAATGCCTAACGTCCAACTGAAATTATTGGTGGGGCAGTACGCCATTAAGTACTACCTGGGTCGCGAGCGCTACAAGACCCTGACCGCTACGGTGCAGCACTATACCGACTACCTGCCGGAGTTCTTCCCGTTGGTCCACCCGTCGCCGTTGAACTACGGGTGGCAGAAACGTAACCCGTGGTTCCAGACCGACGTGGTGCCGGACTTACAGGCCCGCGTGCGCAAGGCCTTTGACTAG
- a CDS encoding MerR family transcriptional regulator has translation MPYSIGQVAKRLDISTYTLRYYDKEGLLPFVDRNAAGRRVFKDADFNYLETISCLKEAGLPVKQIGTFIDLCLAGDRTLDERYDFLAEQEQALEEKMAALQHTMDFLRWKKWYYKRAIQAGTETVNYLPDTTQTDPALREKFNQLVADGADPQDLGHLDR, from the coding sequence ATGCCCTATTCCATTGGTCAGGTGGCCAAACGCCTCGACATCAGTACGTACACCCTGCGCTATTACGACAAGGAAGGCTTACTCCCCTTCGTCGACCGCAACGCCGCGGGTCGGCGCGTCTTCAAGGACGCCGACTTCAACTATTTAGAAACCATCAGTTGCCTAAAGGAGGCCGGCTTACCGGTCAAACAAATCGGCACGTTCATCGATTTATGTCTGGCCGGTGACCGGACGCTCGACGAACGGTACGACTTCCTGGCCGAGCAGGAACAGGCCCTCGAAGAAAAAATGGCGGCGCTCCAACACACCATGGACTTCCTGCGCTGGAAGAAGTGGTACTACAAGCGCGCCATTCAAGCAGGGACGGAGACCGTCAACTACCTGCCGGACACCACACAGACCGACCCGGCCTTGCGCGAAAAATTCAACCAACTGGTCGCCGACGGGGCGGACCCCCAAGACTTGGGGCACCTCGACCGGTAA
- a CDS encoding MFS transporter translates to MRKSITHAEAVAMPVTPAKPFGRQDKLGYMFGDLGNTLTFSTVTTFLMIFYTNALGVSAGIIGILFLVARIIDAFADLGVGRLVDNSSLHADGRFHPWIRRMKYPLFLFSILLFLPGVSGLPMGLKIGYISVTYIAWGILYSTVNIPYGSMASAISNDPADKTSLSTFRSIGAAVGTLLVSYFVPMFMYAKGSQQISSTRLFIIVMICAAAGVVAYTLLGRMTTERVRTEKSENIPLKVIGQKLLTDKALIVLVVIDVLVCVGLFSYSALVSYLFNDYFKDKGAMALAMVSMSMATFLLAPFANKLYRRFGRKEITESFLAFGALMFGVLLVVHTHSVTVYLVLAFFAALGMGMFNLMVWAFITDVIDNQQAQTGIREDGVVYGVNSFARKVAQALAGGVAGLLLSFIGYKTSTSGGVLQTEAVNNGIYQLSVGIPAVCLGLGAIIMFFWYPLNKQKVDENAKALKAMDQD, encoded by the coding sequence CGGTTACGCCAGCTAAACCGTTTGGTCGGCAAGATAAACTGGGCTACATGTTTGGGGACCTGGGGAACACGTTGACGTTCTCCACGGTCACCACCTTCCTGATGATCTTCTACACTAACGCGTTGGGTGTGTCGGCGGGCATCATCGGGATCCTGTTCCTAGTGGCCCGAATCATCGACGCCTTCGCCGATCTGGGCGTTGGGCGCTTGGTGGACAACAGTTCGCTACATGCTGATGGTCGCTTCCATCCCTGGATTCGTCGGATGAAGTACCCCTTATTTCTATTCTCGATTCTCCTGTTCCTCCCGGGGGTCAGTGGTCTACCGATGGGACTGAAAATTGGGTACATCTCCGTGACCTACATTGCCTGGGGAATCCTGTACTCGACGGTGAACATTCCGTACGGATCCATGGCCTCCGCCATCTCTAACGACCCGGCCGATAAGACGTCATTGTCGACCTTCCGGAGTATCGGGGCCGCCGTGGGGACCTTGCTGGTCAGCTACTTTGTGCCCATGTTCATGTACGCCAAGGGGTCTCAGCAGATTTCGTCGACCCGCTTATTCATCATCGTGATGATTTGTGCGGCCGCCGGGGTCGTGGCCTACACGTTACTGGGCCGGATGACCACGGAACGGGTGCGGACCGAGAAGAGTGAGAACATTCCGTTAAAGGTGATCGGACAGAAATTACTGACGGATAAGGCGCTGATCGTTTTGGTGGTTATTGACGTGTTGGTTTGTGTGGGCTTATTCTCCTACTCCGCGTTGGTGTCGTACCTGTTTAACGATTACTTCAAGGACAAAGGGGCCATGGCACTGGCCATGGTATCCATGTCGATGGCCACCTTCCTGCTGGCGCCCTTTGCCAACAAGCTTTACCGCCGGTTCGGTCGGAAGGAAATTACGGAAAGTTTCCTGGCCTTTGGTGCGTTGATGTTTGGGGTTTTGCTGGTCGTACACACCCACAGTGTGACGGTGTACCTGGTGCTGGCCTTCTTTGCGGCGTTAGGGATGGGGATGTTCAACCTGATGGTTTGGGCCTTCATTACCGACGTGATCGATAATCAGCAAGCCCAAACGGGAATTCGAGAAGACGGTGTGGTCTACGGCGTGAACTCGTTTGCCCGGAAGGTGGCCCAGGCACTCGCCGGTGGGGTCGCCGGGTTGCTACTGTCCTTCATTGGCTACAAGACCTCCACGAGTGGTGGGGTACTGCAGACCGAAGCGGTCAATAATGGGATCTACCAACTTTCCGTGGGAATTCCCGCGGTCTGCCTCGGCTTAGGGGCCATCATCATGTTCTTCTGGTACCCACTCAACAAGCAAAAGGTGGATGAAAACGCCAAAGCTTTAAAAGCAATGGACCAAGATTAA
- a CDS encoding sodium:proton antiporter: MGLLVSTTTLILVATLSIIVNRQLVPNISVNYVSMVLGGVLAAIPVLNGLVARFDADVFIGLIVAPLLFFEGQGTRMNSVGRNFRQIISLTVGMVIVCAVIAGFSTAWLTSLGLPLAFILAAISTPTDATATESVVMGLELPRREATSLKLESLFNDASGIILLNMAILWYVNGYINYGQTLSDFLYSALGGVIFGSLVSGILIYLRQSMLRSRLNFINNTYNRGTPLKVIYMLTPFFLYFGAEELHVSGIIAVVFAGLVHNAEGERSALANPKLAYDSFQLMDLVSDLLNSVVFVVLGIMLVRTSLDKSVTYHGSLIWIGVGVILYVANLLGRYAYCRLVQRRDNRLAWIFALGGIHGAVTFALAFTVAATQVKTQDFNLVLMSESVLIILSMVVPTILFRLMLPKTETDEALAQDIRQVREQMIQRGIDHLDDLPELSDEFKQAVTFDLKSQDGHTTVRQFVSEWRRMVRHPEYTQAEMNLLIATYQRVFKTERQYLIDLYYTQHEVSEELFNNLYREVAMAELMVLDYGSRN, from the coding sequence ATGGGGCTTTTAGTCTCAACGACCACCCTGATTTTGGTGGCCACCCTAAGTATCATCGTTAACCGCCAATTGGTACCGAATATTTCGGTCAATTACGTTAGTATGGTTTTGGGTGGTGTGTTAGCGGCAATTCCCGTGCTAAACGGGTTGGTGGCGAGGTTTGATGCAGACGTGTTTATTGGATTGATCGTGGCGCCCCTGCTGTTCTTCGAGGGCCAAGGCACCCGGATGAATAGCGTGGGGCGAAACTTTCGCCAGATTATTAGTTTAACCGTGGGGATGGTCATCGTGTGTGCCGTGATTGCCGGCTTTAGTACGGCCTGGCTCACCTCGTTGGGGCTGCCGTTGGCCTTTATCTTGGCGGCTATCAGCACGCCGACCGACGCCACGGCCACTGAGTCCGTGGTGATGGGGCTGGAACTGCCGCGTCGGGAAGCCACGTCGTTGAAACTCGAATCGTTATTCAACGACGCATCTGGCATTATCCTACTGAACATGGCGATCCTCTGGTACGTTAACGGCTACATTAATTACGGCCAAACGTTGAGTGATTTCCTCTATTCCGCCCTGGGTGGCGTGATTTTCGGCTCCCTGGTTAGCGGCATTTTGATTTATCTGCGGCAAAGCATGTTGCGGTCGCGGTTGAACTTCATCAACAATACCTATAACCGGGGAACGCCGTTGAAGGTCATCTACATGTTGACGCCGTTCTTCCTATATTTTGGGGCCGAGGAGCTTCACGTCTCCGGGATTATCGCCGTGGTCTTCGCCGGTCTGGTGCACAACGCCGAAGGGGAACGGAGCGCCTTAGCCAACCCCAAACTGGCCTACGATAGTTTTCAATTGATGGATCTGGTCAGCGACCTGCTCAATAGCGTTGTTTTCGTAGTGCTGGGAATCATGCTAGTCCGGACGTCGCTGGACAAGTCGGTGACCTATCACGGCAGTTTAATTTGGATTGGAGTTGGGGTGATTCTCTACGTGGCCAACCTACTGGGGCGTTACGCCTACTGTCGGCTGGTTCAACGACGTGATAACCGGTTGGCTTGGATCTTTGCGTTGGGCGGCATTCACGGGGCGGTCACCTTCGCGTTGGCCTTTACCGTGGCCGCAACGCAGGTCAAGACGCAGGACTTTAATCTGGTGTTGATGTCGGAAAGTGTGCTAATCATCCTGAGCATGGTGGTGCCGACGATTCTGTTCCGGCTGATGTTACCCAAGACCGAAACTGATGAGGCGTTGGCCCAAGATATCCGCCAAGTGCGCGAGCAGATGATTCAGCGCGGCATCGACCATCTGGATGATTTACCGGAGCTGTCTGACGAGTTTAAGCAGGCCGTCACGTTTGATTTGAAATCCCAAGACGGGCACACCACGGTGCGGCAGTTTGTCAGCGAGTGGCGGCGGATGGTCCGGCATCCCGAGTACACGCAGGCCGAAATGAATCTATTGATTGCGACCTATCAACGGGTCTTTAAGACCGAGCGGCAATACTTGATCGACCTGTACTACACCCAACACGAGGTCTCTGAGGAACTGTTCAATAATTTGTATCGCGAAGTCGCCATGGCCGAACTGATGGTGTTGGATTACGGAAGCCGGAATTAA
- a CDS encoding LysR family transcriptional regulator: MFNYLKTFRLVYETRSFSLTATQLFVTQPTISHQIKQLEAQLGVQLFHRSGNHDVEPTAAAQILYADSTQLLATWQATTRKLEATTQQKSLMVVLGASQTIALTLLPDLIPQLHAQFPQAALRIKMMNSQQVLQQLQAHQLQIGLIEKPVVANGIERVAVMHDQLVRIGEDTGIWLTRERGSGTYQYTHQYLQEAGIVPQQLIEIDNVNLILSLVQRGMGQTVVSQRLVPAGVTAHPLGAHFDRQFYLLSNQADVVLDSQLRAVYQALQSILTTD; this comes from the coding sequence ATGTTTAACTACCTCAAAACCTTTCGCTTGGTGTACGAGACCCGGAGTTTTTCGCTAACGGCCACCCAACTTTTCGTGACCCAACCGACCATTTCCCACCAAATCAAACAACTGGAAGCCCAACTGGGCGTGCAGCTCTTTCACCGCAGTGGCAATCACGACGTTGAACCCACCGCGGCGGCACAAATCCTGTACGCCGATTCAACTCAGCTATTGGCCACGTGGCAGGCCACGACCCGTAAGCTAGAAGCCACCACCCAGCAGAAGTCGTTGATGGTGGTCTTGGGCGCCTCACAGACGATTGCGCTGACCCTCTTGCCGGATCTGATTCCGCAGTTACACGCGCAGTTCCCCCAGGCGGCGTTACGCATCAAGATGATGAATTCCCAACAGGTCTTACAACAGCTCCAAGCCCACCAACTCCAAATCGGGTTGATCGAAAAACCGGTGGTGGCAAACGGCATCGAACGGGTGGCGGTGATGCATGACCAACTGGTGCGTATCGGCGAAGACACGGGCATCTGGTTGACCCGTGAGCGGGGGTCGGGGACCTATCAATACACCCACCAGTACCTGCAGGAAGCGGGCATTGTGCCTCAACAACTGATTGAAATTGACAACGTCAACCTGATCTTGTCCCTGGTCCAACGGGGGATGGGGCAAACGGTGGTCTCCCAACGCCTGGTTCCCGCGGGCGTCACGGCGCACCCGCTAGGCGCTCATTTCGACCGGCAATTTTACCTACTATCGAATCAGGCCGACGTGGTATTGGACAGCCAGTTGCGCGCGGTTTATCAGGCCCTTCAATCAATATTGACGACCGATTAG
- a CDS encoding multidrug efflux SMR transporter, which produces MGYLYLGIAITGELVGTNLLKASAGFTRLFFTMGSLAAYVLCFYFLSLAIKTINLNIAYALWAGVGIVATTALSVLVWHEQLNPVIIFGIGFIVVGTILLNINVS; this is translated from the coding sequence ATGGGATACTTATACTTAGGCATTGCTATCACGGGGGAACTCGTGGGCACGAATTTGTTGAAGGCTTCGGCCGGATTCACACGGTTGTTTTTCACAATGGGGAGTTTAGCGGCGTATGTACTTTGCTTTTATTTCTTATCGTTAGCCATTAAAACGATTAACCTGAATATCGCCTATGCCTTGTGGGCCGGCGTCGGCATCGTGGCGACCACCGCGTTATCCGTGCTGGTCTGGCACGAGCAGCTCAATCCGGTGATCATCTTTGGCATTGGGTTCATCGTGGTCGGCACCATTCTATTAAACATCAACGTAAGCTAA
- a CDS encoding GNAT family N-acetyltransferase, which produces MIEETQRVRVRNLVESDLADYQRILAYPVMATANGTTSSTAPDLLAYWFEKDRHSPYAFAVIDRIEHHFIGAILYYPHQNQPAVYDLGYFLEPNAWGHGYMAEAVRESWTLIRREGGLLTDLYADCLPDNHQSQRVLAKLDFQPVAPTSDVASDQDPAEALWFKRSFSSATREASSHV; this is translated from the coding sequence ATGATTGAAGAAACGCAACGGGTGCGGGTGCGCAACCTGGTCGAAAGTGACCTGGCGGACTACCAACGCATCCTGGCCTACCCCGTGATGGCCACGGCGAACGGCACCACTAGTAGTACGGCGCCCGACCTGCTCGCCTACTGGTTCGAAAAGGATCGTCACAGTCCCTACGCCTTTGCGGTAATCGACCGGATCGAACACCACTTTATCGGCGCCATTCTCTATTATCCGCACCAGAACCAGCCGGCCGTTTACGACCTGGGGTACTTCCTGGAGCCGAACGCCTGGGGCCACGGCTACATGGCCGAGGCGGTCCGGGAGAGTTGGACGTTAATCCGCCGAGAAGGGGGCCTTCTGACCGACTTGTACGCGGATTGCCTGCCAGATAATCACCAATCGCAGCGGGTTTTAGCCAAGTTGGACTTTCAGCCGGTGGCGCCAACCAGTGACGTGGCAAGCGACCAGGACCCGGCCGAGGCACTGTGGTTCAAACGTTCGTTTAGCTCGGCTACCAGGGAGGCGAGCTCCCATGTTTAA
- a CDS encoding phosphoketolase family protein, producing the protein MTDFDSRDYLTLVDKYWRAANYISVGQLYLRDNPLLRRELRVDDVKFKPIGHWGTIASQNFMYAHLNRVIKKYNLKMFYIEGSGHGGQVMVSNSYLDGSYSEIYPRITRDTTGLQRLFKQFSFPGGVASHAAPETPGSMHEGGELGYSISHGVGAILDNPNQIAAVEIGDGEAETGPLATSWFSNKFINPVNDGAILPMLNLNGFKISNPTILSRMTDQELNDYFEGLGWQPYFVETDGQRSDEMAVHERMAQTMDRIVEQIQAIQSKARLTHDETLPTWPLLILRSPKGWTGPQYDLNHLPIAGSFRAHQVPLPVDATHMTHQALLVNWLRSYHPEMLFDENGRLNADIQATTPQGTQRMAMNPIVNGGLSPQPLNLPDLQPYAVKIDRPGAQDAQDTEVLAKMLTQTMKTNPSTFRAFGPDETKSNKFFSMLDYGKRQWLEPIQEPNDEDMAPAGRVLDAQLSEHQVEGWLEGYVLSGRHGFFASYEAFTRVIDSMLTQHYKWLRKASEQPWRHDYPSLNIMNVSHAFQQDHNGYTHQDPGMLGHLAEKGHELVNEYIPADANSLLAVMHKALTVREKINLIVASKHPRPQWFSLDEAQTLVHQGLGIIPWASNDEGHPDVVFAAAGTEATMECLAAIDLLHQAFPKLRVRFVNVVNILKLRPAGTDQDSRGLTDAEFDRYFTTDAPVIFAFHGFENTFRGLVYARHNHNIDCHGYRENGDITTPFDMRVLNELDRFHLAKSAIHKTAFATQAQDFDHHMDQLLQKHHDYIREYGRDIPEVRAWRWSNPFQGN; encoded by the coding sequence ATGACTGATTTTGATTCACGAGACTATTTGACGCTGGTTGACAAGTATTGGCGTGCGGCAAATTACATTTCGGTGGGCCAGTTATATTTACGCGACAATCCTTTGTTAAGACGCGAGTTGCGGGTCGATGACGTGAAGTTCAAACCCATTGGGCACTGGGGAACCATTGCCTCACAGAACTTCATGTACGCGCACCTGAACCGGGTCATCAAGAAGTACAACCTGAAGATGTTTTACATCGAAGGTTCCGGTCACGGGGGCCAGGTGATGGTTTCCAATTCCTACCTGGACGGCAGTTATAGTGAAATTTATCCTCGAATCACGCGAGACACCACGGGGCTTCAACGCCTGTTCAAACAGTTCTCGTTCCCCGGTGGGGTCGCGTCTCACGCGGCACCAGAAACGCCGGGATCCATGCACGAAGGGGGCGAACTGGGCTATTCCATCTCGCACGGGGTTGGCGCCATCTTGGACAACCCGAACCAAATCGCGGCCGTGGAAATTGGTGACGGCGAGGCCGAGACCGGTCCGTTAGCCACCTCGTGGTTCTCTAATAAATTCATCAATCCGGTCAACGACGGCGCCATTTTGCCGATGCTGAACCTCAACGGCTTCAAAATTTCGAACCCCACGATTTTATCGCGGATGACGGACCAAGAATTAAACGACTATTTCGAAGGCTTAGGCTGGCAACCCTATTTCGTCGAGACGGACGGCCAGCGCAGTGACGAAATGGCGGTTCACGAACGCATGGCGCAAACCATGGACCGCATCGTGGAACAGATTCAGGCCATTCAGTCCAAGGCGCGTTTGACTCATGACGAAACGTTGCCGACTTGGCCGTTATTGATTCTACGGTCCCCTAAGGGCTGGACGGGGCCACAATACGACCTGAATCACTTGCCAATCGCGGGATCGTTTAGGGCCCACCAAGTCCCATTGCCGGTGGATGCGACGCACATGACCCATCAGGCGCTTTTGGTGAACTGGTTACGGTCATATCACCCAGAAATGTTGTTTGATGAAAATGGGCGCTTGAACGCCGATATTCAGGCTACCACGCCACAGGGGACTCAACGCATGGCGATGAATCCAATCGTGAACGGCGGGCTGTCCCCACAACCGCTGAATTTGCCGGATCTCCAACCTTACGCGGTGAAGATCGACCGACCGGGGGCTCAAGACGCCCAGGATACCGAGGTCTTAGCGAAAATGTTGACCCAGACGATGAAGACCAACCCGTCCACGTTCCGGGCGTTTGGCCCCGACGAAACCAAGTCCAATAAATTTTTCAGTATGCTGGACTACGGTAAACGGCAGTGGCTAGAACCGATTCAAGAACCCAATGACGAGGACATGGCCCCCGCGGGTCGGGTCTTAGACGCGCAGTTGTCGGAACACCAAGTAGAGGGCTGGTTAGAGGGGTATGTGTTGAGTGGTCGGCACGGCTTCTTTGCTTCCTACGAGGCATTTACCCGGGTCATCGACTCGATGTTGACGCAGCACTACAAGTGGTTGCGTAAGGCGTCCGAACAACCTTGGCGACATGATTACCCGTCATTGAACATCATGAACGTCTCACACGCCTTCCAGCAGGACCATAACGGGTACACGCACCAAGATCCCGGCATGCTGGGTCACCTGGCGGAAAAGGGCCACGAATTGGTGAACGAATACATCCCGGCCGATGCCAACTCGTTACTGGCTGTAATGCACAAGGCTCTGACCGTGCGCGAAAAGATCAATCTGATCGTGGCATCGAAGCACCCTCGGCCCCAGTGGTTCAGCTTAGACGAAGCGCAAACGCTGGTCCACCAAGGCCTGGGCATCATTCCGTGGGCGTCCAACGATGAAGGCCATCCCGACGTGGTATTTGCGGCGGCCGGAACGGAGGCCACTATGGAATGTTTGGCGGCCATCGACCTTTTGCACCAAGCCTTTCCGAAGTTGCGGGTGCGCTTCGTCAACGTGGTGAATATCTTGAAACTCCGGCCGGCGGGGACGGACCAAGACAGTCGTGGTCTGACGGATGCGGAATTTGACCGCTACTTTACCACGGATGCGCCGGTAATTTTCGCCTTCCACGGCTTTGAAAATACGTTTAGAGGTCTGGTTTACGCCCGGCACAACCACAATATCGACTGCCACGGTTACCGCGAAAACGGGGACATTACCACGCCGTTCGATATGCGGGTGTTAAACGAACTGGACCGGTTCCACCTGGCGAAATCAGCCATCCACAAGACAGCGTTTGCAACCCAAGCGCAGGACTTCGACCACCATATGGATCAGTTACTCCAGAAGCACCATGATTATATCCGCGAATACGGTCGGGACATTCCCGAAGTGCGGGCATGGCGCTGGTCCAATCCCTTTCAAGGGAATTAA
- a CDS encoding IS30-like element ISLpl1 family transposase: MSSITYSERIKIETFCELGLSNIQMGVRLNRSPSTISYELSRCQPYQAELAQTDAEYKRSRCGRKTKLSDELKQKILNHLRLSWSPGMIAHEFKLATKSIYNWLNQGRIDFSLNDLPEHGVRQRRNVDQRSKYNQSLGRSIEQRPMMINQRNRIGDFELDTVVGPRGHSKAVLLTLIDRKSRFLWAYRLKDRTTASVNEALTKFLTTFNGPVHSFTVDRGTEFSGLVSFESQYGIKTYYCHAYTPAERGSNERFNRNLRYFYPKGTRFEHISAQDLTTTLLQINQRPLKILDWETPYQVMLTNLSKNSD; this comes from the coding sequence TTGTCTAGTATAACCTATTCCGAACGAATTAAAATCGAAACCTTTTGTGAACTAGGGCTGTCCAATATCCAAATGGGCGTTCGGCTGAACCGATCACCGTCAACAATTTCTTATGAATTATCTCGATGTCAACCTTATCAGGCTGAATTAGCACAAACAGATGCCGAATACAAGCGATCACGATGTGGTCGGAAAACTAAGCTGAGCGATGAGTTAAAGCAAAAAATTCTCAACCATTTACGTCTAAGCTGGTCACCAGGAATGATTGCTCACGAATTTAAACTAGCTACTAAATCTATTTATAATTGGCTAAATCAGGGGAGAATTGATTTCTCCTTGAATGATCTACCTGAACATGGCGTACGCCAACGGCGTAACGTTGACCAACGATCCAAATATAATCAATCTTTGGGGCGATCAATTGAACAGCGTCCCATGATGATTAATCAACGTAATCGCATCGGCGATTTTGAACTAGATACAGTCGTTGGTCCTCGTGGGCATAGTAAGGCAGTTTTATTAACTTTAATCGATCGAAAATCACGGTTCCTTTGGGCATACCGGTTAAAAGATCGAACGACAGCGAGTGTTAATGAAGCACTGACTAAGTTCCTAACAACTTTTAATGGACCGGTGCACAGTTTTACTGTGGACCGTGGTACTGAGTTTAGTGGGCTAGTATCATTTGAATCACAATATGGTATTAAGACCTATTACTGTCATGCTTATACGCCAGCTGAACGTGGTAGTAATGAACGCTTTAATCGGAATTTACGTTATTTTTATCCTAAGGGGACTCGTTTTGAGCACATTAGTGCTCAAGATTTAACGACGACGTTACTCCAAATTAACCAGCGACCGCTTAAAATACTCGACTGGGAAACACCGTATCAGGTTATGCTGACCAATTTGTCCAAAAATTCGGATTAA